The Alteromonas mediterranea DE genome contains the following window.
CAGAGTGTTTCTGAGGTAGCCAAAGGCTTTACGAAAAAAGATATTAAAGAGTATTACCATTTTTATCCGTGGGGTCAGTGCCCAGACACACTACGCCCTCAGATTTCTCAATACTATGAGGAAGCAAATGGCTTAGCGAAAGAAGTTACTAGGCTGGATAGAAAAATACTCTCCTTCAGAAGGTGAGCGGTAAGTACAGTCAACCGCTAGGTGACATGATCAAAGACTCAGATCAAACCTTGCTACGTATACTGCACTACCCACCACTTAAAGGTGATGAAGAAGTTGACGCAATCCGCGCTGCTGCACACGAAGATATTAATTTAATTACTATCTTACCTGCAGCCAATGAGCCTGGACTGCAAGTACAAGCTAAAGACGGTAGTTGGTTAGAGGTTCCTTGTGACTTCGGGAATTTGATTGTGAATATCGGCGATATGCTTCAAGAAGCATCAGGCGGATATTTCCCATCAACTACACACAGGGTAGTAAACCCGGACGGTGCAGACATGACGAAATCTCGTATCTCGTTACCACTGTTCTTACACCCTAGACCAGATGTTGTTCTTTCAGAACGTCATACTGCAGGGTCATACCTGCAAGAGCGCCTTCGTGAGCTGGGCGTTATATAAATTAAGTTCCTTTTGTAGTGTTATTCTTTGCCGCAGCTAGTCTGCGGCTTTTTTTTGCCCTCGCATTAGCGACTAGCCAACGACGCTAATTTAGACGAATAACGCTGTTTTTCTTGCTCGTTCGGAGAATGCTTAACTGCGTGCTTAAGATAACGCGTTGCTTTACTCACATCACCTAGCTCATGAAATGCTTTTGCCATTCCAAACAATAGTTCATGACGTGCGTTATCAAGCCTAAGCCCTCGCTCGTAATGGGTTATTGCCACATCGGCTTTTCCAGCCTCGAAGGCCTGCTCACCTAAGATATAGTGATAAAACGGGTTATTTTTACGTTTAGCCTCTACCATTTGAGTTATCTTTAGGGCCGCATCATCTTTATTTTGATAGGTATAAAGAATCGATAAGTTTTCCCAAGCCGTTAAGTTTTCATCGTCCAGTGCTAACGCATGCTTGTAGGCCAACTCAGCTTGCTCGTACTCATCAACCATTCGGTACAAAACGCCCAAATTTACCCAGGTCTGCTGTAACGCAGGGGAGATTTTGGCTGCGGCTCTAAAATAGCTGTAGGCTCGGGTATAACTGTTCGCCACTAAAGCGTCAGCGCCCTTATTGTTGTAAAACATAGCTATAACCTTGTCTCTCGATACTGCCTTTCTTGGGAAGTAATTGCGTAACATTTGAGGGTCGAAATCTACATCTGCCCACGTTCCGCCAACCGAGGCTACAGGGCTTTCATTAGGTAGTGAAATACGCAAATTAATATGCCCGTTAAGCAAGCTAAATCCTTCACGGCGAGTCCAATACTCTGGGATATCTACTTCATAAAAAGTGGCGGTAAGCCCAACGTGTTCAGCTAACGCCAGAGTCATAATAGACAATGAAAGGCAATTGGCAGCGCGGTTATTAAACGTGGTATTTGCTGTAGTATTGGCACTGTTTCGATAAAGCATCCCGCGGTCAGAATGATCGAAAATGGCCTTTACTAACCCTTTCACATTTTTTTGTAAAATGCTTTTTTCATGCACGGCTTTTTCTGCAAATTGCTGTGCGTCTTCATCTAAGTAAAAAATCTCTTCGGGCGGCTCGACGGGAAACAAACTAAAAGAGGGAAAGAGGCTATCGTTTAATAATATTGGTGTAGCATCTGCCTGATTGTTATTAGTAGACGTGCACCCACCAACTACAAAACAAAACAGTATTGTTACAAGAATTCGAGCATTCATAATAGGCACCTTTTTATTTACTCGATAGCCTAAATTATAGCACTCGCAACAAATTTCACATTTTATTTACAACCCCAAATGTTAGCCCCTCACCGCAAAAGAACGTATTTGTTGGCTTTTAAAACCGCGTAAACAAGTCGAAGCGCTGAAAATTTGGTGCTTCGCTTCATCTTTTATTGCGAACTCTTCTAATGCGCGTGGCGTAGGTATTAACGCTAACTTTTTTGAGCATTAATGTGCTCGCATTTCAAAAATATCAAATCTGCTGAAAAGGAGTTCGTATGTTCGCTGTCTATACCTATAGCATTGCCGGCCTGTTACTGATTATTTTTACTGTGTTTGTTCAAAACATCGTGGCCGCCATTGCACACAGAAGACAATCCCAGTATATCCCGGGTAAAGTTAGTGATGAGTTAAGTCATGATAGTTTTGTATTTAGAAGCCACCGAACCTTTCATAATTCGTTAGAGAACGTACACCAATTTACGCTTCCTGCCATTCTATGCATGTTTTTAGGCGCACCAACAACGCTATTAGCGTTACTAATATGGATATATGCATTATGCCGAATAATGCATATGGGGCTATACTACGCAATAGCTACGGAAAAAAACCCTAGCCCCAGAAGCTATTTCTACATGATTGGCGTGCTTTGTACAGTTGGCGTGTTTGGACTTGCGATTTTCCAATTATTTATGTAGGAACGCTGCAACTATGTAAATAATGTGAACCAAATGGTTCAATATTCAACTTATGATTAATCTACAATTGCTTCGTTGAGGAGTAATGTGTGTTATGGAAGTCATCACCCGCACTGAGGAGCGAGCGTGTATATTGAGCAAGTTGGCGAGCGTACTTTAAAAGATTGTAAAGTGCTTATCGTTGACGACCAAGCCAGCAGCAGACTTGTACTGGAAACATTACTTGAGGACACGGTTCCCTGTACTTCTGTGAGTTCAGGACAGGAGGCTATTGAGTACTGTAAGTTTCACACGCCTGATTTAATCTTAATGGACGTGTCAATGCCTGAACTCGATGGGCATCAAACCACCGCGCTTCTAAGGAGTAAGCCTTTATGCGCTCACATCCCTATCATTTTTGTTACTTCATCGAGTACCGATGAAGAAGAGACTCGGTGCTGGGACTCTGGATGCGTTGATTTTGTGGTGAAACCTGTAAATGCATGTACTCTACGGAACCGAGTGAAATCACATATTAATCATAAGCTGAGGAACGACCTGCTCGAAAAGCTCATTTATGTAGACAAACTAACTGGTGCGTACAATCGGCACTACCTTGATGACTACCTTCCTCGGCTAGTAAAAGATGAGCTTCGAACCTCTACTCCCCTTGCCTTAGTCATATTCGACATCGATCATTTCAAACTCTTTAATGATATGTATGGCCATTTAGACGGCGATAGTTGTTTATGGAAGGTCAGCAAGACCATTAATGATGCGCTGCTACGCCCCATGGATAAGCTGGTAAGAATTGGCGGCGAAGAGTTTCTGGTCATATTGCCTAACACTGATGTGGAAGGGGCAACAGCAGTGACCGAGCGTCTGCTGAAAACTGTTTACGATTTAAATATTCCACACTCTGCATCTGGATACGGGCGCATTACACTAAGCGCAGGGCTCGCCATTAAACATGATGATGCTAGCAAAACAATCGACCATGTCATGCTGGAAGCCGATAAGAATTTATATGCGGCAAAAACATCTGGAAGAAACCAATTGAAAGCGCCTTCGGTAGTGATAAAAAGCATTTCTGAAAATCACCACGCCCATCTTCCAATCAA
Protein-coding sequences here:
- a CDS encoding tetratricopeptide repeat protein — protein: MNARILVTILFCFVVGGCTSTNNNQADATPILLNDSLFPSFSLFPVEPPEEIFYLDEDAQQFAEKAVHEKSILQKNVKGLVKAIFDHSDRGMLYRNSANTTANTTFNNRAANCLSLSIMTLALAEHVGLTATFYEVDIPEYWTRREGFSLLNGHINLRISLPNESPVASVGGTWADVDFDPQMLRNYFPRKAVSRDKVIAMFYNNKGADALVANSYTRAYSYFRAAAKISPALQQTWVNLGVLYRMVDEYEQAELAYKHALALDDENLTAWENLSILYTYQNKDDAALKITQMVEAKRKNNPFYHYILGEQAFEAGKADVAITHYERGLRLDNARHELLFGMAKAFHELGDVSKATRYLKHAVKHSPNEQEKQRYSSKLASLASR
- a CDS encoding MAPEG family protein; its protein translation is MFAVYTYSIAGLLLIIFTVFVQNIVAAIAHRRQSQYIPGKVSDELSHDSFVFRSHRTFHNSLENVHQFTLPAILCMFLGAPTTLLALLIWIYALCRIMHMGLYYAIATEKNPSPRSYFYMIGVLCTVGVFGLAIFQLFM
- a CDS encoding diguanylate cyclase domain-containing protein — encoded protein: MYIEQVGERTLKDCKVLIVDDQASSRLVLETLLEDTVPCTSVSSGQEAIEYCKFHTPDLILMDVSMPELDGHQTTALLRSKPLCAHIPIIFVTSSSTDEEETRCWDSGCVDFVVKPVNACTLRNRVKSHINHKLRNDLLEKLIYVDKLTGAYNRHYLDDYLPRLVKDELRTSTPLALVIFDIDHFKLFNDMYGHLDGDSCLWKVSKTINDALLRPMDKLVRIGGEEFLVILPNTDVEGATAVTERLLKTVYDLNIPHSASGYGRITLSAGLAIKHDDASKTIDHVMLEADKNLYAAKTSGRNQLKAPSVVIKSISENHHAHLPIKSQSE